Proteins from one Gasterosteus aculeatus chromosome 11, fGasAcu3.hap1.1, whole genome shotgun sequence genomic window:
- the LOC120828314 gene encoding uncharacterized protein LOC120828314 isoform X3 codes for MMSKAPRWPGNNTPAQKSRGREPAGSSIPASSTAKQAGSQTSKPSVRCGRSHSLSSRGSDPAASGSGSGGSLKRGSLGQQGSGQTSRSARPVLRLCSSRSFSSLHTSALSAAPFMRSSRSLNRLDQRSTGSGRETQVKNQTKEKIKLNSGQLSASEEPIKDNIDECHDEKAEELKTRSPCEPSESPSSLVSTTSCHQHCNKEKKQTRDGVHTFCAMTSEKKHNWVQAVLKNVLPGFTPDVTGSVSQHQDSQSAEDLEKAEETHQQQQEEELQREELQREEVRRSPPSPPRQVKEGEDAAWSQGSLLDATAVTGVTDPPSFVDGVGSDSKTFTAMQSNVQSFDEHSDMLSKTEQSWQLEKTSTRSYEQQVCDQLPCKQQTGRLVKELQDELQQERARHSIERAHPENDLPSNSNAEQASAFQRLQKINHDLRLELEAKTRSQEKAREAELRQRVDLLAQQAQLLVTGDATALAQAHLDQDRQRFHEQQMEWERCVASLKTQLSSSDEKRKEAELRFKQLQQELQSYHTLQQEAESLHKHLQEVTTELHSNEEAQAQKEARLQKHLTLLQESQDRERRSLASSLAHAEQHSRELQERLDRAERHVDGLNKTPTWTRDIEEAQQQLQEELACTVSAVQKLQEEKEQLDRHCRELQKQLCEADGEVSRLQSRLKTEETDYYNLEHSFERVSEDLQLALGKVQQNESETQDMREGYERLLDRKEQELSEALLKMEILGNSLEETEMKLNEVLKGGTCNPSQPKHEHLEPAQQNERQADRLTTSNSRPREINSVNGSNAGDDPEQFLSVIQILETKLHITEEKLRDIMERLQEHHGHVGCRDPHLCSQLTQSRASAQHLSLLLHSQAKRSKRFAQETENRCGMLAGRFRFALNILRACRETLQGTQINITDFEKQLSAVASCLRQGERDAEKHQQESHNASKGEDKILKDEALAGAESDVGGEGKPARALPSNDGAESVGECLMRELVVVEKMVSVLQSHRVTEQQPLEPREDEGDLAHKYKSIIWQRIALKTVKRSNSRRAECDNEGCLERAISGVCAEAELIHAALKCPQQANNREAELRLEVLADPPELTPYEEEGENNDSEGAAEPVERDEANVQRVEAEKSEWLKRLITRLKRRAKFLQQLCQEDSDGHAVECSTDDHWENASAADLNWMQEQAKLIYLWERLYLDLEQQQSVVLQGKLEALCQEQDNTLKDELEAFNHTVCQLQEDNGVLRGELERAQQRITSGETGNRRLSEDLLKINDYHDERMKKMETEFQEKIRELQQIHEEEMKHMHGYYTSSLPEQTVMERKTMPTNGAVALGEAYQKDLERHEASCYQDVAAMEEMQRQMILDLQQQHRAEVAALLEERDKLLQEETAATMAAIVAMRRAHKQELEKSRQSQRTKDSADVTQLHIEYEKDIRSMHKELEVLSVQHSQKCLENSQLSQELHDERQSLMQYQKEIQELKNKQVILRAREAEMQFLRQEARSLQEDLKLARMDKIYAENKLKALYNSQDESHHDVNKFLADVKSATWSPRADAPGQTAEGTVTKTNNAGFLKKTVKSTLTRQIRGVRSKSLKDGLSVQERMKLFESF; via the exons ATGATGTCCAAGGCGCCAAG GTGGCCTGGGAACAACACACCTGCACAGAAGTCGAGGGGGAGG GAACCAGCTGGATCATCAATACCTGCATCCAGTACAGCCAAACAGGCTGGCAGCCAGACGTCTAAACCCAGCGTCAGGTGTGGACGGAGCCACAGCCTCAGCAGCAGAGGCAGTGATCCGGCTGCTAGCGGCAGTGGATCTGGGGGCAGTTTGAAAAGAGGCAGCCTCGGCCAGCAGGGCAGCGGGCAAACGTCTCGCTCAGCCAGACCGGTTCTACGCCTCTGCAGCAGCCGGAGCTTCTCATCCCTCCACACCTCGGCCCTCAGCGCTGCCCCGTTCATGAGAAGCAGCCGCTCCCTCAACCGCCTCGACCAAAGATCCACCGGAAGCG GCCGTGAAACTCAAGtaaaaaaccaaaccaaagaaAAGATCAAATTGAATTCTGGTCAGTTATCGGCCTCCGAGGAGCCAATCAA AGACAACATAGACGAGTGTCATGATGAGAAAGCTGAGGAGTTGAAAACCAGGAGCCCTTGTGAGCCTTCAGAGTCTCCCTCCTCTTTGGTTTCCACCACATCATGTCACCAGCAttgcaacaaagaaaagaaacag ACCAGAGATGGAGTCCACACTTTCTGTGCGATGACCTCTGAGAAGAAACACAACTGGGTCCAAGCTGTGTTGAAGAATGTGCTGCCAGGTTTTACACCTGACGTCACAGG CTCTGTTTCACAGCATCAGGACTCGCAGTCAGCTGAGGATCTGGAGAAAGCAGAGgaaacacatcagcagcagcaagaagAGGAACTGCAGCGAGAGGAACTGCAGCGAGAGGAAGTTCGGCGTTCCCCCCCCAGTCCTCCACGGCAGGTCAAGGAGGGTGAGGATGCCGCCTGGAGTCAGGGTTCGCTTCTCGATGCAACCGCAGTGACCG GTGTGACAGATCCACCATCGTTTGTTGATGGAGTTGGAAGTGACAGCAAAACCTTCACTGCAATGCAATCAAATGTTCAGAGTTTTGATGAACATTCAGATATGCTGAGTAAAACTGAGCAGAGTTGGCAGCTTGAAAAGACCTCGACCCGCAGCTACGAGCAACAAGTTTGTGACCAACTTCCCTGTAAGCAGCAAACTGGACGACTTGTCAAAGAG CTGCAGGATGAGCTACAACAGGAGAGAGCGAGGCATTCAATAGAAAGGGCTCATCCAGAG AATGATCTTCCCTCAAACTCCAATGCGGAACAAGCATCGGCTTTCCAGAGACTGCAGAAGATAAACCATGACCTCCGCCTGGAGCTGGAGGCTAAAACCAGGAGCCAGGAGAAAGCCAGGGAAGCCGAACTACGGCAGCGGGTGGATCTCTTAGCTCAACAGGCACAATTGCTTGTCACGGGAGACGCCACTGCACTCGCACAGGCCCATCTGGACCAGGATCGCCAGCGTTTTCACGAGCAGCAGATGGAGTGGGAGCGTTGCGTGGCCTCTCTGAAGACCCAGCTGAGTTCCAGCGACGAGAAGCGGAAGGAGGCCGAGCTGCGcttcaaacagctgcagcaggagctgcagagTTACCACACTCTCCAGCAGGAGGCCGAGAGCCTGCACAAACATCTTCAAGAGGTGACGACTGAGCTTCACTCCAACGAGGAAGCGCAGGCGCAAAAGGAGGCTCGCCTACAGAAGCACCTCACGCTTCTTCAAGAAAGTCAGGACCGAGAACGGAGGAGCTTGGCCTCGAGCCTGGCACACGCGGAGCAACACTCGCGGGAACTGCAGGAGAGGCTGGACAGAGCGGAACGGCACGTGGATGGTCTGAACAAGACTCCGACCTGGACCAGGGACATCGAGGAGgctcaacagcagctccaagagGAGCTGGCCTGCACAGTGTCTGCCGTGCAGaaacttcaggaggaaaaagagCAGCTCGATCGCCACTGTCGAGAGCTGCAAAAGCAGTTGTGTGAGGCGGACGGGGAGGTGAGCCGGCTGCAAAGCCGCTTgaaaacagaggagacagaCTACTACAACCTCGAGCACTCATTCGAGAGGGTCAGCGAGGACTTGCAGTTGGCGTTAGGGAAGGTGCAGCAAAATGAGTCTGAGACACAGGACATGCGAGAAGGCTACGAGAGGCTCCTGGACAGGAAGGAGCAAGAGCTCAGCGAAGCTTTGCTCAAGATGGAAATCTTAGGTAATAGCCTGGAGGAGACAGAAATGAAGCTGAATGAGGTATTGAAAGGTGGAACCTGCAACCCTTCACAGCCAAAGCATGAACATCTAGAGCCTGCTCAGCAAAATGAGAGACAGGCTGATCGTTTAACTACAAGCAACAGCAGGCCGAGGGAAATAAACAGCGTGAACGGCTCAAATGCAGGAGATGACCCGGAGCAGTTTCTGTCTGTGATCCAGATACTTGAAACCAAGCTTCATATAACAGAAGAGAAACTGAGGGATATCATGGAAAGACTGCAGGAGCACCACGGTCACGTCGGCTGCCGGGACCCTCACCTTTGCTCCCAGCTCACGCAGAGCCGAGCCAGCGCTCAGCACCTCAGTCTGCTCCTTCACAGTCAGGCCAAGCGGAGCAAGCGCTTCGCCCAGGAGACGGAAAACCGCTGTGGGATGCTGGCGGGCAGGTTTCGCTTCGCTCTGAACATCCTACGAGCCTGCAGAGAGACGCTCCAGGGCACTCAGATTAACATCACAGACTTTGAAAAGCAGCTAAGCGCCGTCGCGTCTTGCCTCcgtcagggagagagagatgcagagaaaCATCAGCAGGAATCGCACAATGCCAGCAAAGGAGAGGACAAGATCCTCAAGGACGAGGCGCTAGCTGGCGCCGAGAGCGACGTCGGCGGAGAAGGGAAACCCGCTAGAGCGTTACCTTCAAACGATGGCGCGGAAAGTGTTGGCGAGTGTTTAATGAGGGAACTAGTTGTCGTGGAAAAAATGGTGTCTGTCCTTCAGAGTCATCGTGTCACTGAGCAACAGCCCTTGGAACCGAGAGAGGATGAGGGGGATTTGGCACACAAGTACAAAAGCATAATCTGGCAAAGAATAGctttaaaaacagtaaaaaggaGCAATTCCCGGAGAGCCGAATGTGACAACGAGGGATGTTTAGAGAGGGCCATCAGCGGAGTCTGTGCTGAAGCGGAGCTCATTCACGCCGCCTTAAAATGTCCACAGCAAGCAAATAATCGAGAAGCGGAGCTTCGACTGGAGGTTCTGGCAGATCCCCCGGAATTGACTCCTTatgaggaggaaggggaaaATAACGATTcagaaggagctgctgagcCAGTTGAAAGGGATGAAGCTAATGTCCAAAGGGTAGAGGCGGAGAAATCGGAGTGGTTGAAGAGACTTATAACCCGGCTGAAGAGAAGGGCTAAATTCTTACAACAACTCTGCCAGGAGGATTCCGATGGCCACGCAGTCGAGTGCAGTACCGACGATCACTGGGAAAACGCCTCAGCGGCTGACTTAAATTGGATGCAGGAGCAGGCGAAGTTGATTTATCTGTGGGAGAGGCTGTATTTGGATTTAGAGCAGCAGCAAAGCGTGGTGTTACAGGGCAAACTGGAAGCCCTGTGCCAAGAGCAGGATAACACATTAAAGGATGAGCTGGAGGCTTTTAATCACACCGTATGTCAGCTTCAGGAGGACAACGGTGTGTTGAGAGGAGAACTAGAGCGCGCACAGCAAAGGATCACGTCTGGGGAGACTGGGAACCGGAGGCTCTCTGAAGATTTACTGAAGATCAACGACTATCATGATGAACGgatgaaaaaaatggaaactgAGTTCCAAGAGAAGATAAGGGAACTGCAACAGATCCacgaggaggagatgaaacaCATGCATGGTTATTACACCTCCTCCCTACCAGAGCAGACTGTGATGGAGAGAAAAACCATGCCGACAAACGGGGCAGTAGCATTGGGAGAGGCTTACCAGAAAGATCTTGAAAGACATGAg GCGTCCTGTTATCAAGACGTTGCTGCTATGGAGGAAATGCAAAGGCAGATGATTTTAGatctacagcagcagcatcggGCGGAGGTCGCTGCCCTTCTAGAGGAGAGAGAcaagctgctgcaggaagaGACGGCTGCCACCATGGCCG CCATCGTCGCGATGAGGAGAGCTCATAAACAGGAGCTGGAGAAAAGCCGACAGTCCCAGCGCACAAAGGACAGCGCTGACGTCACACAACTGCACATTGAATATGA GAAGGACATTCGGTCGATGCATAAGGAGCTCGAGGTGTTGTCGGTTCAACACTCTCAGAAATGCCTAGAAAACTCTCAGCTGAGCCAGGAGCTGCACGATGAGAGACAGTCCTTGATGCAGTACCAAAAGGAAATCCAGGAGCTGAAAAATAAACAG GTGATTCTGCGGGCGAGGGAGGCAGAAATGCAGTTTCTCAGACAGGAAGCTCGTTCTCTCCAGGAAGATTTAAAGCTTGCTCGAATG GACAAAATATATGCCGAGAACAAGCTCAAGGCCCTCTACAACAGCCAGGATGAATCCCATCATGACGTCAACAAATTCTTGGCCGATGTCAAGTCGGCCACTTGGTCTCCAAGGGCCGACGCTCCAGGACAGACCGCCG AGGGCactgtgacaaaaacaaataatgctGGTTTTCTGAAGAAAACAGTTAAATCAACCCTCACACGTCAGATAAGAGGAGTGAGATCAAAG AGTTTAAAAGACGGCCTTTCTGTCCAAGAAAGAATGAAGCTGTTTGAGTCATTCTGA
- the LOC120828314 gene encoding uncharacterized protein LOC120828314 isoform X5 encodes MMSKAPRWPGNNTPAQKSRGREPAGSSIPASSTAKQAGSQTSKPSVRCGRSHSLSSRGSDPAASGSGSGGSLKRGSLGQQGSGQTSRSARPVLRLCSSRSFSSLHTSALSAAPFMRSSRSLNRLDQRSTGSGRETQVKNQTKEKIKLNSGQLSASEEPIKDNIDECHDEKAEELKTRSPCEPSESPSSLVSTTSCHQHCNKEKKQTRDGVHTFCAMTSEKKHNWVQAVLKNVLPGFTPDVTGSVSQHQDSQSAEDLEKAEETHQQQQEEELQREELQREEVRRSPPSPPRQVKEGEDAAWSQGSLLDATAVTGVTDPPSFVDGVGSDSKTFTAMQSNVQSFDEHSDMLSKTEQSWQLEKTSTRSYEQQVCDQLPCKQQTGRLVKELQDELQQERARHSIERAHPENDLPSNSNAEQASAFQRLQKINHDLRLELEAKTRSQEKAREAELRQRVDLLAQQAQLLVTGDATALAQAHLDQDRQRFHEQQMEWERCVASLKTQLSSSDEKRKEAELRFKQLQQELQSYHTLQQEAESLHKHLQEVTTELHSNEEAQAQKEARLQKHLTLLQESQDRERRSLASSLAHAEQHSRELQERLDRAERHVDGLNKTPTWTRDIEEAQQQLQEELACTVSAVQKLQEEKEQLDRHCRELQKQLCEADGEVSRLQSRLKTEETDYYNLEHSFERVSEDLQLALGKVQQNESETQDMREGYERLLDRKEQELSEALLKMEILGNSLEETEMKLNEVLKGGTCNPSQPKHEHLEPAQQNERQADRLTTSNSRPREINSVNGSNAGDDPEQFLSVIQILETKLHITEEKLRDIMERLQEHHGHVGCRDPHLCSQLTQSRASAQHLSLLLHSQAKRSKRFAQETENRCGMLAGRFRFALNILRACRETLQGTQINITDFEKQLSAVASCLRQGERDAEKHQQESHNASKGEDKILKDEALAGAESDVGGEGKPARALPSNDGAESVGECLMRELVVVEKMVSVLQSHRVTEQQPLEPREDEGDLAHKYKSIIWQRIALKTVKRSNSRRAECDNEGCLERAISGVCAEAELIHAALKCPQQANNREAELRLEVLADPPELTPYEEEGENNDSEGAAEPVERDEANVQRVEAEKSEWLKRLITRLKRRAKFLQQLCQEDSDGHAVECSTDDHWENASAADLNWMQEQAKLIYLWERLYLDLEQQQSVVLQGKLEALCQEQDNTLKDELEAFNHTVCQLQEDNGVLRGELERAQQRITSGETGNRRLSEDLLKINDYHDERMKKMETEFQEKIRELQQIHEEEMKHMHGYYTSSLPEQTVMERKTMPTNGAVALGEAYQKDLERHEASCYQDVAAMEEMQRQMILDLQQQHRAEVAALLEERDKLLQEETAATMAAIVAMRRAHKQELEKSRQSQRTKDSADVTQLHIEYEKDIRSMHKELEVLSVQHSQKCLENSQLSQELHDERQSLMQYQKEIQELKNKQDKIYAENKLKALYNSQDESHHDVNKFLADVKSATWSPRADAPGQTAEGTVTKTNNAGFLKKTVKSTLTRQIRGVRSKSLKDGLSVQERMKLFESF; translated from the exons ATGATGTCCAAGGCGCCAAG GTGGCCTGGGAACAACACACCTGCACAGAAGTCGAGGGGGAGG GAACCAGCTGGATCATCAATACCTGCATCCAGTACAGCCAAACAGGCTGGCAGCCAGACGTCTAAACCCAGCGTCAGGTGTGGACGGAGCCACAGCCTCAGCAGCAGAGGCAGTGATCCGGCTGCTAGCGGCAGTGGATCTGGGGGCAGTTTGAAAAGAGGCAGCCTCGGCCAGCAGGGCAGCGGGCAAACGTCTCGCTCAGCCAGACCGGTTCTACGCCTCTGCAGCAGCCGGAGCTTCTCATCCCTCCACACCTCGGCCCTCAGCGCTGCCCCGTTCATGAGAAGCAGCCGCTCCCTCAACCGCCTCGACCAAAGATCCACCGGAAGCG GCCGTGAAACTCAAGtaaaaaaccaaaccaaagaaAAGATCAAATTGAATTCTGGTCAGTTATCGGCCTCCGAGGAGCCAATCAA AGACAACATAGACGAGTGTCATGATGAGAAAGCTGAGGAGTTGAAAACCAGGAGCCCTTGTGAGCCTTCAGAGTCTCCCTCCTCTTTGGTTTCCACCACATCATGTCACCAGCAttgcaacaaagaaaagaaacag ACCAGAGATGGAGTCCACACTTTCTGTGCGATGACCTCTGAGAAGAAACACAACTGGGTCCAAGCTGTGTTGAAGAATGTGCTGCCAGGTTTTACACCTGACGTCACAGG CTCTGTTTCACAGCATCAGGACTCGCAGTCAGCTGAGGATCTGGAGAAAGCAGAGgaaacacatcagcagcagcaagaagAGGAACTGCAGCGAGAGGAACTGCAGCGAGAGGAAGTTCGGCGTTCCCCCCCCAGTCCTCCACGGCAGGTCAAGGAGGGTGAGGATGCCGCCTGGAGTCAGGGTTCGCTTCTCGATGCAACCGCAGTGACCG GTGTGACAGATCCACCATCGTTTGTTGATGGAGTTGGAAGTGACAGCAAAACCTTCACTGCAATGCAATCAAATGTTCAGAGTTTTGATGAACATTCAGATATGCTGAGTAAAACTGAGCAGAGTTGGCAGCTTGAAAAGACCTCGACCCGCAGCTACGAGCAACAAGTTTGTGACCAACTTCCCTGTAAGCAGCAAACTGGACGACTTGTCAAAGAG CTGCAGGATGAGCTACAACAGGAGAGAGCGAGGCATTCAATAGAAAGGGCTCATCCAGAG AATGATCTTCCCTCAAACTCCAATGCGGAACAAGCATCGGCTTTCCAGAGACTGCAGAAGATAAACCATGACCTCCGCCTGGAGCTGGAGGCTAAAACCAGGAGCCAGGAGAAAGCCAGGGAAGCCGAACTACGGCAGCGGGTGGATCTCTTAGCTCAACAGGCACAATTGCTTGTCACGGGAGACGCCACTGCACTCGCACAGGCCCATCTGGACCAGGATCGCCAGCGTTTTCACGAGCAGCAGATGGAGTGGGAGCGTTGCGTGGCCTCTCTGAAGACCCAGCTGAGTTCCAGCGACGAGAAGCGGAAGGAGGCCGAGCTGCGcttcaaacagctgcagcaggagctgcagagTTACCACACTCTCCAGCAGGAGGCCGAGAGCCTGCACAAACATCTTCAAGAGGTGACGACTGAGCTTCACTCCAACGAGGAAGCGCAGGCGCAAAAGGAGGCTCGCCTACAGAAGCACCTCACGCTTCTTCAAGAAAGTCAGGACCGAGAACGGAGGAGCTTGGCCTCGAGCCTGGCACACGCGGAGCAACACTCGCGGGAACTGCAGGAGAGGCTGGACAGAGCGGAACGGCACGTGGATGGTCTGAACAAGACTCCGACCTGGACCAGGGACATCGAGGAGgctcaacagcagctccaagagGAGCTGGCCTGCACAGTGTCTGCCGTGCAGaaacttcaggaggaaaaagagCAGCTCGATCGCCACTGTCGAGAGCTGCAAAAGCAGTTGTGTGAGGCGGACGGGGAGGTGAGCCGGCTGCAAAGCCGCTTgaaaacagaggagacagaCTACTACAACCTCGAGCACTCATTCGAGAGGGTCAGCGAGGACTTGCAGTTGGCGTTAGGGAAGGTGCAGCAAAATGAGTCTGAGACACAGGACATGCGAGAAGGCTACGAGAGGCTCCTGGACAGGAAGGAGCAAGAGCTCAGCGAAGCTTTGCTCAAGATGGAAATCTTAGGTAATAGCCTGGAGGAGACAGAAATGAAGCTGAATGAGGTATTGAAAGGTGGAACCTGCAACCCTTCACAGCCAAAGCATGAACATCTAGAGCCTGCTCAGCAAAATGAGAGACAGGCTGATCGTTTAACTACAAGCAACAGCAGGCCGAGGGAAATAAACAGCGTGAACGGCTCAAATGCAGGAGATGACCCGGAGCAGTTTCTGTCTGTGATCCAGATACTTGAAACCAAGCTTCATATAACAGAAGAGAAACTGAGGGATATCATGGAAAGACTGCAGGAGCACCACGGTCACGTCGGCTGCCGGGACCCTCACCTTTGCTCCCAGCTCACGCAGAGCCGAGCCAGCGCTCAGCACCTCAGTCTGCTCCTTCACAGTCAGGCCAAGCGGAGCAAGCGCTTCGCCCAGGAGACGGAAAACCGCTGTGGGATGCTGGCGGGCAGGTTTCGCTTCGCTCTGAACATCCTACGAGCCTGCAGAGAGACGCTCCAGGGCACTCAGATTAACATCACAGACTTTGAAAAGCAGCTAAGCGCCGTCGCGTCTTGCCTCcgtcagggagagagagatgcagagaaaCATCAGCAGGAATCGCACAATGCCAGCAAAGGAGAGGACAAGATCCTCAAGGACGAGGCGCTAGCTGGCGCCGAGAGCGACGTCGGCGGAGAAGGGAAACCCGCTAGAGCGTTACCTTCAAACGATGGCGCGGAAAGTGTTGGCGAGTGTTTAATGAGGGAACTAGTTGTCGTGGAAAAAATGGTGTCTGTCCTTCAGAGTCATCGTGTCACTGAGCAACAGCCCTTGGAACCGAGAGAGGATGAGGGGGATTTGGCACACAAGTACAAAAGCATAATCTGGCAAAGAATAGctttaaaaacagtaaaaaggaGCAATTCCCGGAGAGCCGAATGTGACAACGAGGGATGTTTAGAGAGGGCCATCAGCGGAGTCTGTGCTGAAGCGGAGCTCATTCACGCCGCCTTAAAATGTCCACAGCAAGCAAATAATCGAGAAGCGGAGCTTCGACTGGAGGTTCTGGCAGATCCCCCGGAATTGACTCCTTatgaggaggaaggggaaaATAACGATTcagaaggagctgctgagcCAGTTGAAAGGGATGAAGCTAATGTCCAAAGGGTAGAGGCGGAGAAATCGGAGTGGTTGAAGAGACTTATAACCCGGCTGAAGAGAAGGGCTAAATTCTTACAACAACTCTGCCAGGAGGATTCCGATGGCCACGCAGTCGAGTGCAGTACCGACGATCACTGGGAAAACGCCTCAGCGGCTGACTTAAATTGGATGCAGGAGCAGGCGAAGTTGATTTATCTGTGGGAGAGGCTGTATTTGGATTTAGAGCAGCAGCAAAGCGTGGTGTTACAGGGCAAACTGGAAGCCCTGTGCCAAGAGCAGGATAACACATTAAAGGATGAGCTGGAGGCTTTTAATCACACCGTATGTCAGCTTCAGGAGGACAACGGTGTGTTGAGAGGAGAACTAGAGCGCGCACAGCAAAGGATCACGTCTGGGGAGACTGGGAACCGGAGGCTCTCTGAAGATTTACTGAAGATCAACGACTATCATGATGAACGgatgaaaaaaatggaaactgAGTTCCAAGAGAAGATAAGGGAACTGCAACAGATCCacgaggaggagatgaaacaCATGCATGGTTATTACACCTCCTCCCTACCAGAGCAGACTGTGATGGAGAGAAAAACCATGCCGACAAACGGGGCAGTAGCATTGGGAGAGGCTTACCAGAAAGATCTTGAAAGACATGAg GCGTCCTGTTATCAAGACGTTGCTGCTATGGAGGAAATGCAAAGGCAGATGATTTTAGatctacagcagcagcatcggGCGGAGGTCGCTGCCCTTCTAGAGGAGAGAGAcaagctgctgcaggaagaGACGGCTGCCACCATGGCCG CCATCGTCGCGATGAGGAGAGCTCATAAACAGGAGCTGGAGAAAAGCCGACAGTCCCAGCGCACAAAGGACAGCGCTGACGTCACACAACTGCACATTGAATATGA GAAGGACATTCGGTCGATGCATAAGGAGCTCGAGGTGTTGTCGGTTCAACACTCTCAGAAATGCCTAGAAAACTCTCAGCTGAGCCAGGAGCTGCACGATGAGAGACAGTCCTTGATGCAGTACCAAAAGGAAATCCAGGAGCTGAAAAATAAACAG GACAAAATATATGCCGAGAACAAGCTCAAGGCCCTCTACAACAGCCAGGATGAATCCCATCATGACGTCAACAAATTCTTGGCCGATGTCAAGTCGGCCACTTGGTCTCCAAGGGCCGACGCTCCAGGACAGACCGCCG AGGGCactgtgacaaaaacaaataatgctGGTTTTCTGAAGAAAACAGTTAAATCAACCCTCACACGTCAGATAAGAGGAGTGAGATCAAAG AGTTTAAAAGACGGCCTTTCTGTCCAAGAAAGAATGAAGCTGTTTGAGTCATTCTGA